TTCCAGGCTTCGAGATCGAAACGCTTCTCTTCGAGGCGGGCAATCTGTTCTTTTAGAATGTCTATTTCTCTCATGGTCAATATTCAGTTGCCGAGATGTTGATGTACAATGTCGTAAAATTCCTCGAAATATGCACCGTTTGCCGCTACGATTTCTCCACCGAACAGGAAATTGTCGCCGCCGTTGAAGTCGGTTACCCGTCCGCCTGCTTGCTTTATGATTAACACACCGGCCGCCACATCCCAGGCATGAAGAGCATGTTCCCAAAAGGCTTCGAAACGGCCGGCTGCCACGTAGGCCAGATCGGTGGCCGCCGAACCTAACCGGCGCAGGCCATGCGAATGTCGCATGAAGTGGCTCATGGCATCGATATATCCATCGAGCCGATCGAAATTGTAGTAAGGAAAGCCGGTGGCAATGAGCGAATCCTGCGTGGTGGCCGCATCGCTAACGCGAATAACGTTACCGTTGAGGTAGGCTGCACTGTCTTTCCAGGCATAAAAACATTCGTCCTGCGTAATCTCGTACACTACCCCCACGACGAGTTCGTTGCCTTGCAGCAGGGCGACGCTTACCGCGAACGGAGGAATACCGTGAATGAAATTGGTGGTCCCGTCGAGCGGATCGATGATCCATTTAAACTCTTCTCCGTCGTTGCCTGCCGTATTCTCTTCGGTGATAAATCCGGCTTCCGGTAAAAGCTGGTGTAGTTTTTCTACCAGTTGTTTTTCGGCGCCTTTATCGACGTATGAAACAAAATCCGA
This Prolixibacter sp. NT017 DNA region includes the following protein-coding sequences:
- a CDS encoding inositol monophosphatase family protein — protein: MNLEKLCTEVIGIVKDAGQFIAGERQKFRLDAVEKKGKSDFVSYVDKGAEKQLVEKLHQLLPEAGFITEENTAGNDGEEFKWIIDPLDGTTNFIHGIPPFAVSVALLQGNELVVGVVYEITQDECFYAWKDSAAYLNGNVIRVSDAATTQDSLIATGFPYYNFDRLDGYIDAMSHFMRHSHGLRRLGSAATDLAYVAAGRFEAFWEHALHAWDVAAGVLIIKQAGGRVTDFNGGDNFLFGGEIVAANGAYFEEFYDIVHQHLGN